One window from the genome of Vidua chalybeata isolate OUT-0048 chromosome 3, bVidCha1 merged haplotype, whole genome shotgun sequence encodes:
- the LOC128786281 gene encoding plasminogen-like isoform X2, translated as MGISKAAFLLLFLLSSVKGDILDDYSKTDGVWILTRNKQLYKTNNERECADKCEAERNFTCRAFLFTRKILQCLTLAENAKMTVTFTSTDTDLYEKRIYLMQCKRGIGTDYRGTEAKTQRGIPCQKWAEKIPHKPNYTPEKHPNAGLEENYCRNPDADESGPWCYTTDPATRFDYCAIPECEDQVTHTGEGPTGECMQCNGEDYRGEVSRTESGLECQRWDVQEPHMHGFILKHYPEKDLKMNYCRNPDGELRPWCFTTNPNKRWEYCNIPRCTTPPPVSGLDSQCLSGRGEDYRGRIAVTESGNACQHWNTQFPHKHGWIPDRYPCKGLEENYCRNPDGEKKPWCYTTNSSIRWEYCTIPPCDTTEQGIADVPVQAPLTEECYRGKGQSYRGTASVTVSGKKCQAWSSMFPHRHIKTPDRFPDADLRDNYCRNPDGDSSPWCFTTDPNTIWEYCNLKRCDDHTQQSAPNASPGMMERNIGLTTLTTSGSEIVSEAQHLCMKPKNYTQQAEVGGPLVCQEKNRFVQYGVTSWGLNCTRPSKLGFVQIPGFVSWIKNTMASH; from the exons ATGGGGATTAGCAAAGCTgcctttctcttgcttttcttgCTCAGCTCAG TGAAAGGAGATATACTGGATGACTATTCAAAAACAGATGGTGTTTGGATACTTACTCGAAACAAACAGCTTTATAAGACAAATAATGAAAGAGAATGTGCAGACAAATGTGaagctgaaagaaattttaCCTGCAG GGCTTTCCTATTCACCAGGAAAATACTACAGTGTTTAACACTGGCTGAAAATGCTAAAATGACAGTGACATTcaccagcacagacacagatcTTTATGAGAAGAGAA TTTACCTTATGCAGTGTAAAAGAGGGATTGGGACAGACTACAGAGGCACAGAAGCCAAGACTCAGAGGGGTATTCCATGCCAGAAGTGGGCAGAAAAAATACCCCACAAACCAAA TTATACACCTGAAAAACACCCCAATGCAGGGTTGGAAGAAAATTACTGCAGAAACCCTGATGCAGATGAAAGTGGACCCTGGTGTTACACAACAGATCCTGCTACGAGATTTGATTACTGTGCCATCCCAGAGTGTGAGGACCAGGTCACGCACACTGGAGAAG GACCTACAGGGGAGTGCATGCAGTGTAACGGCGAGGATTACCGCGGAGAAGTTTCGAGAACAGAGTCTGGTCTGGAGTGTCAGCGCTGGGATGTCCAGGAGCCTCATATGCATGGATTTATCCTGAAGCA CTATCCAGAGAAGGATCTGAAGATGAATTATTGCCGCAATCCTGATGGTGAACTTCGGCCCTGGTGTTTCACTACCAACCCGAATAAACGCTGGGAATATTGCAACATTCCTCGTTGCA CTACACCCCCACCAGTCTCTGGCCTAGACTCCCAGTGTCTTTCAGGGAGAGGTGAAGACTATCGAGGAAGGATAGCTGTCACCGAATCGGGAAATGCCTGTCAACACTGGAACACGCAGTTTCCTCACAAGCATGGCTGGATTCCTGACAGATATCCCTGCAA GGGCTTAGAGGAAAACTACTGTAGAAACCCTGATGGAGAGAAGAAGCCTTGGTGCTACACCACCAACAGCAGCATTAGATGGGAATATTGCACAATTCCTCCCTGTGACACGACAGAACAAGGGATTGCTG ATGTGCCTGTACAAGCTCCCCTAACAGAGGAGTGCTACCGAGGCAAAGGCCAGAGTTATCGTGGCACAGCTTCTGTCACTGTATCAGGAAAGAAGTGCCAGGCCTGGAGCTCCATGTTCCCACACAGGCATATAAAAACCCCGGACAGATTCCCGGACGC GGATTTGAGGGACAACTATTGTAGAAACCCAGACGGTGACAGCAGCCCGTGGTGTTTCACCACTGACCCCAACACGATATGGGAGTACTGCAATCTCAAGAGGTGTGATGATCATACACAACAGTCTGCACCGAATGCGTCCCCTGGAATGATGGAACGAAACATTGGCCTGACTACACTCACCACATCTG GCTCAGAAATAGTTTCAGAAGCTCAACATCTCTGCATGAAGCCTAAGAACTATACACAGCAG GCTGAAGTTGGAGGACCTCTGGTCTGCCAAGAGAAGAACAGATTTGTCCAATATGGAGTCACCTCTTGGGGACTGAACTGTACCCGGCCATCAAAGCTTGGTTTTGTCCaaattcctggttttgtttcttggaTCAAGAATACAATGGCTTCCCACTGA
- the LOC128786281 gene encoding plasminogen-like isoform X3, with the protein MAPGKHFLWPEMWAPLGSSLSNACAKPTAVSEKFSLISAGFGSNAKVKGDILDDYSKTDGVWILTRNKQLYKTNNERECADKCEAERNFTCRAFLFTRKILQCLTLAENAKMTVTFTSTDTDLYEKRIYLMQCKRGIGTDYRGTEAKTQRGIPCQKWAEKIPHKPNYTPEKHPNAGLEENYCRNPDADESGPWCYTTDPATRFDYCAIPECEDQVTHTGEGPTGECMQCNGEDYRGEVSRTESGLECQRWDVQEPHMHGFILKHYPEKDLKMNYCRNPDGELRPWCFTTNPNKRWEYCNIPRCTTPPPVSGLDSQCLSGRGEDYRGRIAVTESGNACQHWNTQFPHKHGWIPDRYPCKGLEENYCRNPDGEKKPWCYTTNSSIRWEYCTIPPCDTTEQGIADVPVQAPLTEECYRGKGQSYRGTASVTVSGKKCQAWSSMFPHRHIKTPDRFPDADLRDNYCRNPDGDSSPWCFTTDPNTIWEYCNLKRCDDHTQQSAPNASPGMMERNIGLTTLTTSG; encoded by the exons ATGGCCCCAGGCAAACATTTCCTATGGCCAGAGATGTGGGCACCCTTGGGAAGCAGCCTGTCAAACGCTTGTGCAAAACCCACAGCAGTCAGTGAGAAGTTCTCTCTAATTTCAGCAGGCTTTGGATCAAATGCTAAAG TGAAAGGAGATATACTGGATGACTATTCAAAAACAGATGGTGTTTGGATACTTACTCGAAACAAACAGCTTTATAAGACAAATAATGAAAGAGAATGTGCAGACAAATGTGaagctgaaagaaattttaCCTGCAG GGCTTTCCTATTCACCAGGAAAATACTACAGTGTTTAACACTGGCTGAAAATGCTAAAATGACAGTGACATTcaccagcacagacacagatcTTTATGAGAAGAGAA TTTACCTTATGCAGTGTAAAAGAGGGATTGGGACAGACTACAGAGGCACAGAAGCCAAGACTCAGAGGGGTATTCCATGCCAGAAGTGGGCAGAAAAAATACCCCACAAACCAAA TTATACACCTGAAAAACACCCCAATGCAGGGTTGGAAGAAAATTACTGCAGAAACCCTGATGCAGATGAAAGTGGACCCTGGTGTTACACAACAGATCCTGCTACGAGATTTGATTACTGTGCCATCCCAGAGTGTGAGGACCAGGTCACGCACACTGGAGAAG GACCTACAGGGGAGTGCATGCAGTGTAACGGCGAGGATTACCGCGGAGAAGTTTCGAGAACAGAGTCTGGTCTGGAGTGTCAGCGCTGGGATGTCCAGGAGCCTCATATGCATGGATTTATCCTGAAGCA CTATCCAGAGAAGGATCTGAAGATGAATTATTGCCGCAATCCTGATGGTGAACTTCGGCCCTGGTGTTTCACTACCAACCCGAATAAACGCTGGGAATATTGCAACATTCCTCGTTGCA CTACACCCCCACCAGTCTCTGGCCTAGACTCCCAGTGTCTTTCAGGGAGAGGTGAAGACTATCGAGGAAGGATAGCTGTCACCGAATCGGGAAATGCCTGTCAACACTGGAACACGCAGTTTCCTCACAAGCATGGCTGGATTCCTGACAGATATCCCTGCAA GGGCTTAGAGGAAAACTACTGTAGAAACCCTGATGGAGAGAAGAAGCCTTGGTGCTACACCACCAACAGCAGCATTAGATGGGAATATTGCACAATTCCTCCCTGTGACACGACAGAACAAGGGATTGCTG ATGTGCCTGTACAAGCTCCCCTAACAGAGGAGTGCTACCGAGGCAAAGGCCAGAGTTATCGTGGCACAGCTTCTGTCACTGTATCAGGAAAGAAGTGCCAGGCCTGGAGCTCCATGTTCCCACACAGGCATATAAAAACCCCGGACAGATTCCCGGACGC GGATTTGAGGGACAACTATTGTAGAAACCCAGACGGTGACAGCAGCCCGTGGTGTTTCACCACTGACCCCAACACGATATGGGAGTACTGCAATCTCAAGAGGTGTGATGATCATACACAACAGTCTGCACCGAATGCGTCCCCTGGAATGATGGAACGAAACATTGGCCTGACTACACTCACCACATCTG GCTGA
- the LOC128786281 gene encoding plasminogen-like isoform X1, whose amino-acid sequence MAPGKHFLWPEMWAPLGSSLSNACAKPTAVSEKFSLISAGFGSNAKVKGDILDDYSKTDGVWILTRNKQLYKTNNERECADKCEAERNFTCRAFLFTRKILQCLTLAENAKMTVTFTSTDTDLYEKRIYLMQCKRGIGTDYRGTEAKTQRGIPCQKWAEKIPHKPNYTPEKHPNAGLEENYCRNPDADESGPWCYTTDPATRFDYCAIPECEDQVTHTGEGPTGECMQCNGEDYRGEVSRTESGLECQRWDVQEPHMHGFILKHYPEKDLKMNYCRNPDGELRPWCFTTNPNKRWEYCNIPRCTTPPPVSGLDSQCLSGRGEDYRGRIAVTESGNACQHWNTQFPHKHGWIPDRYPCKGLEENYCRNPDGEKKPWCYTTNSSIRWEYCTIPPCDTTEQGIADVPVQAPLTEECYRGKGQSYRGTASVTVSGKKCQAWSSMFPHRHIKTPDRFPDADLRDNYCRNPDGDSSPWCFTTDPNTIWEYCNLKRCDDHTQQSAPNASPGMMERNIGLTTLTTSGSEIVSEAQHLCMKPKNYTQQAEVGGPLVCQEKNRFVQYGVTSWGLNCTRPSKLGFVQIPGFVSWIKNTMASH is encoded by the exons ATGGCCCCAGGCAAACATTTCCTATGGCCAGAGATGTGGGCACCCTTGGGAAGCAGCCTGTCAAACGCTTGTGCAAAACCCACAGCAGTCAGTGAGAAGTTCTCTCTAATTTCAGCAGGCTTTGGATCAAATGCTAAAG TGAAAGGAGATATACTGGATGACTATTCAAAAACAGATGGTGTTTGGATACTTACTCGAAACAAACAGCTTTATAAGACAAATAATGAAAGAGAATGTGCAGACAAATGTGaagctgaaagaaattttaCCTGCAG GGCTTTCCTATTCACCAGGAAAATACTACAGTGTTTAACACTGGCTGAAAATGCTAAAATGACAGTGACATTcaccagcacagacacagatcTTTATGAGAAGAGAA TTTACCTTATGCAGTGTAAAAGAGGGATTGGGACAGACTACAGAGGCACAGAAGCCAAGACTCAGAGGGGTATTCCATGCCAGAAGTGGGCAGAAAAAATACCCCACAAACCAAA TTATACACCTGAAAAACACCCCAATGCAGGGTTGGAAGAAAATTACTGCAGAAACCCTGATGCAGATGAAAGTGGACCCTGGTGTTACACAACAGATCCTGCTACGAGATTTGATTACTGTGCCATCCCAGAGTGTGAGGACCAGGTCACGCACACTGGAGAAG GACCTACAGGGGAGTGCATGCAGTGTAACGGCGAGGATTACCGCGGAGAAGTTTCGAGAACAGAGTCTGGTCTGGAGTGTCAGCGCTGGGATGTCCAGGAGCCTCATATGCATGGATTTATCCTGAAGCA CTATCCAGAGAAGGATCTGAAGATGAATTATTGCCGCAATCCTGATGGTGAACTTCGGCCCTGGTGTTTCACTACCAACCCGAATAAACGCTGGGAATATTGCAACATTCCTCGTTGCA CTACACCCCCACCAGTCTCTGGCCTAGACTCCCAGTGTCTTTCAGGGAGAGGTGAAGACTATCGAGGAAGGATAGCTGTCACCGAATCGGGAAATGCCTGTCAACACTGGAACACGCAGTTTCCTCACAAGCATGGCTGGATTCCTGACAGATATCCCTGCAA GGGCTTAGAGGAAAACTACTGTAGAAACCCTGATGGAGAGAAGAAGCCTTGGTGCTACACCACCAACAGCAGCATTAGATGGGAATATTGCACAATTCCTCCCTGTGACACGACAGAACAAGGGATTGCTG ATGTGCCTGTACAAGCTCCCCTAACAGAGGAGTGCTACCGAGGCAAAGGCCAGAGTTATCGTGGCACAGCTTCTGTCACTGTATCAGGAAAGAAGTGCCAGGCCTGGAGCTCCATGTTCCCACACAGGCATATAAAAACCCCGGACAGATTCCCGGACGC GGATTTGAGGGACAACTATTGTAGAAACCCAGACGGTGACAGCAGCCCGTGGTGTTTCACCACTGACCCCAACACGATATGGGAGTACTGCAATCTCAAGAGGTGTGATGATCATACACAACAGTCTGCACCGAATGCGTCCCCTGGAATGATGGAACGAAACATTGGCCTGACTACACTCACCACATCTG GCTCAGAAATAGTTTCAGAAGCTCAACATCTCTGCATGAAGCCTAAGAACTATACACAGCAG GCTGAAGTTGGAGGACCTCTGGTCTGCCAAGAGAAGAACAGATTTGTCCAATATGGAGTCACCTCTTGGGGACTGAACTGTACCCGGCCATCAAAGCTTGGTTTTGTCCaaattcctggttttgtttcttggaTCAAGAATACAATGGCTTCCCACTGA